One region of Parerythrobacter jejuensis genomic DNA includes:
- the uvrA gene encoding excinuclease ABC subunit UvrA — MALTKISVRGAREHNLKGVDIDLPRDALIVITGLSGSGKSSLAFDTIYAEGQRRYVESLSAYARQFLEMMQKPDVEHIDGLSPAISIEQKTTSRNPRSTVATVTEIYDYMRLLWARVGVPYSPATGKPIEAQTVSNMVDRVMELPEGTRLYLLAPVVRGRKGEYRKELAEWQKAGFTRVRIDGELYPIEEAPALDKKFKHDIEVVVDRLAVKADLETRLADSFETALKLAEGLAYVDLADGVAPGREGEDDDAGGAMKGAGIPANRIVFSEKFSCPVSGFTIEEIEPRLFSFNSPQGACPTCDGLGEKQLFDPQLVVPNEALTLKQGAVVPWAKSNPPSPYYMQVLTSLAKAYDFDVTTPWNALEPDQRMIILHGTGGMPVPLTFKDGRKQYTVNKPFEGVIGNLNRRLRQTESAWMQEELAKFQTAQPCETCGGARLNEKARAVKIAGTDISAPTRMSVSDAKDWFLGLDAQLTETQQQIARAILKEINERLGFLDNVGLDYLNLDRTSGTLSGGESQRIRLASQIGSGLSGVLYVLDEPSIGLHQRDNDRLLETLKRLRDLGNTVIVVEHDEDAIRQADHVVDLGPGAGVRGGEVVAQGTLKQVLKSKKSLTADYLTGRREIAIPRERRTGNGHQLTVHGAQANNLKDVTAGIPLGTFTCVTGVSGSGKSSFTIDTLYASAARTLNGARVIAGAHEKVTGLEYCDKVIEIDQSPIGRTPRSNPATYTGAFTNIRDWFAGLPESGARGYKPGRFSFNVKGGRCEKCTGDGLIKIEMHFLPDVYVTCEECGGKRYNRETLEVKFKGHSIADVLDMTIEDAEEFFKAVPPIRDKMHMLNEVGLGYVKVGQQATTLSGGEAQRVKLAKELSKRSTGQTLYILDEPTTGLHFEDVRKLLEVLHRLVDQGNSVVVIEHNLDVIKTADHVLDLGPDGGVRGGEVVAQGTPEEVAAVEGSYTGQYLKPMLERQAEAAE; from the coding sequence ATGGCACTTACCAAAATTTCAGTCCGCGGTGCTCGCGAGCATAATCTCAAGGGCGTCGATATCGATCTGCCGCGTGATGCGTTGATTGTGATCACGGGCCTGTCCGGCTCGGGCAAATCGTCGCTCGCCTTCGATACCATCTATGCCGAGGGGCAGCGGCGTTATGTCGAGAGCCTTTCGGCCTATGCGCGGCAGTTTCTGGAGATGATGCAGAAGCCCGATGTCGAGCATATTGACGGGCTCAGCCCCGCGATCTCGATCGAGCAGAAGACGACGTCGCGCAACCCGCGCTCGACCGTGGCGACGGTGACCGAGATTTACGACTATATGCGGCTGCTATGGGCGCGCGTTGGCGTGCCCTATTCGCCGGCCACCGGCAAACCGATCGAGGCGCAGACGGTTTCCAATATGGTCGATCGGGTGATGGAATTGCCCGAGGGCACCCGGCTCTATCTGCTCGCGCCGGTGGTGCGCGGACGCAAGGGGGAATATCGCAAGGAGCTGGCCGAATGGCAGAAGGCGGGCTTCACCCGCGTGCGGATCGATGGCGAGCTCTATCCGATCGAAGAGGCCCCGGCGCTCGACAAGAAGTTCAAGCACGACATCGAAGTGGTGGTGGACCGGCTGGCGGTGAAGGCCGACCTGGAAACGCGACTGGCGGACTCGTTCGAAACCGCGCTCAAGCTGGCCGAAGGGTTGGCCTATGTCGATCTTGCCGATGGTGTGGCGCCAGGGCGTGAAGGCGAGGACGACGACGCGGGCGGCGCGATGAAAGGCGCGGGCATTCCGGCCAACCGGATCGTGTTCTCGGAGAAGTTCTCCTGCCCCGTCAGCGGCTTCACCATTGAAGAAATCGAGCCGCGGCTGTTCTCCTTCAACTCGCCACAGGGGGCGTGCCCGACCTGTGACGGGCTGGGCGAGAAGCAATTGTTCGATCCGCAACTGGTGGTCCCGAACGAGGCGCTGACATTGAAACAGGGTGCGGTGGTGCCATGGGCGAAGTCCAACCCGCCATCGCCCTATTACATGCAGGTGCTGACCAGCCTCGCCAAGGCGTATGATTTCGATGTCACTACGCCGTGGAACGCGCTGGAGCCGGACCAGCGGATGATCATCCTGCATGGCACGGGCGGGATGCCGGTGCCGTTGACCTTCAAGGACGGGCGCAAGCAATACACGGTCAACAAGCCGTTCGAGGGGGTGATCGGTAACCTCAACCGCCGTCTGCGCCAGACCGAAAGCGCGTGGATGCAGGAGGAGCTGGCCAAGTTCCAGACCGCGCAGCCGTGCGAGACCTGCGGCGGTGCGCGCCTGAACGAGAAGGCGCGGGCGGTGAAGATCGCGGGGACCGATATCAGCGCCCCCACGCGCATGAGCGTTTCGGATGCGAAGGACTGGTTCCTCGGCCTCGATGCGCAGCTGACGGAGACGCAGCAGCAAATCGCCCGCGCCATCCTGAAGGAAATCAACGAACGGCTGGGCTTCCTCGACAATGTCGGGCTCGACTACCTCAATCTGGACCGCACCTCCGGCACGCTGTCGGGCGGGGAGAGCCAGCGTATCCGCCTCGCTTCGCAGATCGGCTCCGGCCTCAGCGGTGTGCTCTATGTGCTCGACGAGCCGAGCATCGGCCTGCACCAGCGCGATAATGACCGGCTGCTGGAAACGCTCAAGCGCCTCCGCGATCTCGGCAATACGGTGATCGTGGTGGAGCATGACGAGGATGCGATCCGCCAGGCCGATCATGTGGTTGATCTCGGCCCAGGCGCCGGTGTGCGCGGGGGCGAAGTGGTGGCGCAGGGCACGCTCAAGCAGGTGCTCAAATCGAAGAAGTCACTCACCGCAGACTACCTCACCGGCCGCCGCGAGATCGCCATCCCCAGGGAACGCCGCACAGGCAACGGCCACCAGCTCACCGTCCACGGCGCACAGGCCAACAATCTGAAAGACGTCACTGCCGGCATTCCGCTCGGCACCTTTACCTGCGTCACCGGCGTATCGGGCAGCGGCAAGTCCAGCTTCACGATCGACACGCTCTACGCCTCCGCCGCGCGCACATTGAACGGCGCCCGGGTGATCGCGGGCGCGCATGAGAAGGTCACCGGCCTCGAATATTGCGACAAGGTGATCGAGATCGACCAGTCGCCCATCGGCCGCACCCCGCGCTCCAACCCCGCGACATATACCGGCGCCTTCACCAATATCCGCGACTGGTTCGCCGGCCTGCCCGAAAGCGGCGCGCGCGGGTACAAGCCGGGCCGCTTCAGCTTCAACGTGAAGGGCGGCCGCTGCGAGAAATGCACCGGCGACGGGCTGATCAAGATCGAAATGCACTTCCTGCCCGATGTCTATGTCACCTGCGAGGAATGCGGCGGCAAACGCTACAACCGTGAAACGCTGGAGGTGAAGTTCAAAGGCCACTCCATCGCCGATGTGCTGGATATGACGATCGAAGATGCGGAGGAGTTCTTCAAGGCCGTGCCCCCGATCCGCGACAAGATGCATATGCTCAACGAAGTCGGGCTGGGCTACGTCAAGGTCGGCCAGCAGGCGACCACCCTGTCAGGCGGCGAGGCGCAGCGCGTGAAACTCGCCAAGGAGCTGAGCAAGCGCAGCACCGGGCAGACGCTCTATATCCTCGACGAACCGACCACCGGCCTGCATTTCGAAGACGTGCGCAAACTGCTCGAAGTGCTGCACCGGCTGGTGGACCAGGGCAATTCGGTCGTGGTGATCGAGCACAATCTGGATGTGATCAAAACAGCGGACCACGTGCTGGACCTCGGCCCGGATGGCGGTGTGCGGGGCGGGGAGGTTGTTGCGCAGGGGACGCCGGAGGAGGTCGCGGCGGTGGAGGGC